One Candidatus Devosia phytovorans genomic window carries:
- a CDS encoding cupin domain-containing protein — translation MRTEQHWSKPNGMLPNSRLPLLVHRNAVPGGGEESVMARLRSNGWLNNWRYPGIYTYHHFHSTTHECLGCARGRMEVVLFGEGGVTVRVEAGDIIVLPAGVSHCMTEKSGDIQMVGGYPDGRDWDNCQQDKLTIDLHREAAKRIMMLPIPPRDPATGEVMQHWIDAPSSVDADLNDYRDSLG, via the coding sequence ATGCGCACCGAACAGCATTGGTCCAAGCCAAACGGCATGCTGCCCAATTCCCGCCTTCCGCTCCTTGTTCACCGCAATGCCGTACCCGGTGGCGGCGAAGAGTCTGTCATGGCCCGCCTGCGCAGCAATGGCTGGCTGAACAACTGGCGCTACCCCGGCATCTACACCTATCACCATTTTCACTCGACCACGCACGAATGCCTGGGCTGTGCCCGCGGTCGGATGGAAGTTGTGCTGTTCGGCGAGGGCGGCGTGACCGTTCGCGTCGAGGCAGGCGACATTATCGTGCTTCCAGCGGGCGTTTCCCACTGCATGACCGAAAAGTCCGGCGACATCCAGATGGTCGGCGGCTATCCCGACGGCCGCGACTGGGACAATTGCCAGCAGGACAAACTGACCATCGATCTGCACCGCGAAGCTGCAAAACGCATCATGATGCTGCCCATTCCACCGCGCGATCCGGCCACGGGTGAAGTGATGCAGCATTGGATCGACGCACCATCCTCTGTCGACGCTGATCTCAACGACTATCGTGACAGCCTGGGCTAA
- a CDS encoding phosphotransferase, with amino-acid sequence MGWEALKHWGADAVRIEKLTGGVANDVWSVSVNGRLAVGRLGRRSEADVGWEAALLVHLSQHGMTVPMPVPTTDGRLFFDGLMVMDYVEGKPPETDGDWARVAETLRQLHGLTRDWPQRPGWRGSLDLLQQDSGTRIDLAAMPPEGVARCRAAWARLAGRPTSVVHGDPNPRNIRITNDRVALIDWDEAHVDVSALDLDLPGNVAGFDATEQDIVQQASAAWEAAVCWKDDYAEKRLAEVRPVVA; translated from the coding sequence GTGGGCTGGGAGGCATTGAAACATTGGGGAGCGGATGCAGTGCGCATCGAGAAGCTGACCGGTGGCGTGGCCAATGACGTCTGGAGCGTCAGCGTCAATGGCCGACTGGCCGTGGGGCGGCTCGGCAGGAGGAGCGAGGCGGACGTGGGATGGGAGGCTGCGTTGCTGGTCCACCTGTCGCAACACGGCATGACGGTGCCGATGCCGGTCCCCACCACGGATGGCCGGCTGTTTTTCGACGGGCTTATGGTGATGGATTATGTCGAAGGCAAACCACCGGAGACTGACGGAGACTGGGCGCGTGTCGCCGAGACATTGCGTCAATTGCATGGCCTGACGCGGGACTGGCCACAGCGCCCGGGTTGGCGGGGTTCACTGGACCTGCTGCAGCAAGATAGTGGCACGCGGATAGACCTTGCCGCCATGCCGCCGGAAGGCGTTGCCCGCTGCCGGGCGGCCTGGGCGCGGCTTGCCGGTCGCCCGACTTCGGTGGTGCATGGCGATCCCAATCCCCGCAATATCCGAATTACCAATGACCGCGTTGCCCTGATCGATTGGGACGAGGCGCATGTCGATGTGTCGGCGCTTGATCTGGACTTGCCGGGCAATGTCGCCGGGTTCGATGCGACCGAGCAGGACATCGTGCAACAGGCGTCGGCGGCGTGGGAAGCGGCTGTGTGCTGGAAGGACGACTATGCGGAAAAGCGCTTGGCCGAGGTAAGGCCGGTCGTGGCTTGA
- a CDS encoding substrate-binding domain-containing protein, whose protein sequence is MKTILVAAALFGIMTGAAFSQAPNFDDPEEFAKQREQLTATFNGPADQVYLHYAGDSMVDTAAFKKEGPWTICFSNAGVNNPWRVVGYTDMTEEVKLHPEIGTFTHVDAEGSDDKQIADIDDLLAGGNCSALIVSPNSTAALTPAVEKACAAGIPVIVFDRGVTTDCPVTFVHPVGGYGFGIQAAEHIIANVPAGGKVLMLRILPGVDVLETRASGARNMFAEAGLTVLGEEFTDGDNAKTKSIVEDYLQRGTIDAVWMDAGATAVAAVEAFEDQGVDVPVVTGEDQQDYLQKWRDLGFKGIAPTYPTYQWRTAIIAAVNTLKGEQVPGPEWVLPQPAITQDVLDQYINEKMPPLHYAMCGCEDMPNYPNAWGGTE, encoded by the coding sequence GTGAAGACAATTTTAGTGGCGGCAGCCCTGTTCGGCATCATGACAGGGGCCGCCTTTTCCCAGGCTCCTAATTTTGACGATCCGGAGGAATTCGCCAAGCAGCGGGAACAGCTGACAGCGACCTTCAACGGCCCGGCGGATCAGGTCTATCTGCATTATGCAGGTGACTCGATGGTCGATACCGCAGCCTTCAAGAAAGAAGGTCCCTGGACCATCTGCTTTTCCAATGCCGGCGTGAACAACCCCTGGCGCGTGGTCGGCTATACCGACATGACCGAAGAGGTGAAGCTTCACCCCGAGATCGGCACCTTCACTCATGTCGATGCCGAAGGCTCCGACGACAAGCAGATCGCCGATATCGATGACCTGCTAGCCGGCGGCAATTGCAGCGCCCTGATCGTTTCGCCGAATTCGACCGCGGCCCTGACGCCGGCGGTCGAGAAGGCCTGCGCCGCCGGTATTCCCGTCATCGTCTTTGACCGTGGTGTCACCACCGACTGCCCGGTGACCTTCGTTCATCCGGTAGGCGGCTATGGCTTCGGCATTCAGGCCGCCGAGCACATCATCGCCAATGTTCCGGCTGGCGGCAAAGTGCTGATGCTGCGTATCCTGCCGGGCGTCGACGTGCTCGAAACCCGCGCCTCGGGCGCTCGCAACATGTTTGCCGAAGCGGGCCTTACCGTCCTTGGTGAGGAGTTCACCGACGGCGACAATGCCAAGACCAAGTCCATCGTCGAAGACTATCTGCAACGCGGCACGATCGACGCCGTGTGGATGGATGCCGGCGCAACGGCTGTCGCTGCCGTGGAAGCCTTCGAGGACCAGGGTGTGGATGTGCCGGTCGTGACCGGCGAGGACCAGCAGGACTATCTGCAGAAGTGGCGCGACCTGGGCTTCAAGGGTATTGCCCCGACCTATCCCACCTATCAATGGCGCACCGCCATCATCGCCGCCGTGAACACGCTAAAGGGTGAACAGGTCCCCGGCCCGGAATGGGTCCTGCCCCAGCCGGCCATCACCCAGGACGTACTGGATCAATACATCAACGAGAAAATGCCGCCGCTGCACTACGCCATGTGCGGTTGCGAAGACATGCCCAACTACCCCAATGCCTGGGGCGGCACCGAATAG
- a CDS encoding sugar phosphate isomerase/epimerase has product MKLGINLLCLTDFVTEAHLPMIERIKAEGYDGVEVPVLSGDPSHYARLGKQLDAMGLERCTTSIVPSPDLSPISEDPATRARGREHLDWALDCAIALGAQSVGGPIHAPIGHFTGSGPTESELSHGAEAHHALATRAAANGIYLSLEHLNRFETYFLNTTAQCRDYARRVDHPACRIMYDTFHANIEDRDQVDAYEVVAPHVGIVHISENDRGIPGRGHIDFLSILQAVRRSGYDGWVTLEAFGGGLPAIAAATRVWRPLFSDYETLFSESADFIRSTWDAAGRDVAA; this is encoded by the coding sequence ATGAAGCTCGGCATCAATCTGCTGTGCTTGACCGATTTCGTCACCGAGGCGCATCTGCCCATGATCGAGCGGATCAAGGCCGAGGGCTATGACGGCGTAGAGGTGCCGGTGCTTTCCGGTGACCCGAGCCACTATGCGCGGCTGGGCAAACAGCTCGACGCGATGGGCCTCGAACGCTGCACGACGTCCATTGTCCCCAGCCCGGATCTCAGTCCGATTTCGGAAGATCCCGCGACGCGTGCCCGTGGCCGCGAGCATCTCGACTGGGCGCTCGATTGTGCCATCGCCCTGGGCGCGCAAAGCGTCGGCGGTCCGATCCACGCACCCATCGGGCATTTTACCGGTTCGGGTCCGACCGAAAGCGAATTGTCGCATGGCGCCGAGGCGCACCATGCACTGGCCACCCGCGCCGCGGCCAACGGCATCTATCTCAGCCTCGAACATCTCAACCGCTTCGAGACCTATTTTCTCAACACCACCGCCCAATGCCGCGACTATGCCCGCCGCGTCGATCATCCGGCCTGCCGGATCATGTATGACACCTTCCACGCCAACATCGAGGATCGAGACCAGGTCGACGCCTATGAAGTGGTCGCGCCCCATGTCGGCATTGTCCATATTTCCGAGAATGATCGCGGCATTCCTGGCCGCGGCCATATCGACTTCCTCTCTATCCTGCAGGCGGTTCGGCGCTCCGGCTACGATGGCTGGGTGACGCTCGAAGCCTTTGGCGGCGGCCTGCCTGCGATTGCTGCGGCCACGCGCGTCTGGCGACCGCTGTTTTCCGATTACGAAACCCTCTTCTCAGAAAGTGCGGACTTCATCCGCAGCACCTGGGACGCAGCCGGGAGGGACGTGGCCGCATGA
- a CDS encoding NAD(P)-binding domain-containing protein, producing MKIAVFGTGEVGSAISTALKTLGHDVVLGSREPGKDQDGIKVVSHADAAAHGDWVVNALHGEHAMKTFPGLPLEGKLLVDIGNWQSAVDGPIDKTLGESLAAALPGTSVVKATNFVSAQLMGHPEKLKGTHTNFVAGNDAGDREKVTQLLRDFGWTDIVDLGDLSACRAMESLAPMWIRLNAKYGHVWFNFALLRQDEPQAN from the coding sequence ATGAAGATCGCCGTATTTGGCACCGGTGAAGTTGGCTCGGCCATTTCCACTGCGCTCAAGACGCTGGGTCACGATGTCGTTCTCGGCTCGCGCGAACCAGGCAAGGATCAGGATGGCATCAAGGTTGTCAGCCACGCCGATGCTGCCGCCCACGGCGACTGGGTTGTTAATGCCCTGCATGGGGAGCACGCCATGAAGACCTTCCCGGGCCTGCCGCTCGAGGGCAAGCTGCTGGTCGATATCGGCAATTGGCAGTCCGCCGTCGACGGGCCGATCGACAAGACACTGGGCGAAAGCCTCGCCGCCGCTCTGCCCGGCACAAGCGTCGTCAAGGCCACCAATTTCGTCAGCGCCCAGCTCATGGGTCACCCCGAAAAGCTCAAGGGAACCCATACCAATTTCGTCGCTGGCAATGACGCCGGCGATCGCGAAAAGGTAACGCAGCTATTACGTGATTTCGGCTGGACCGACATCGTCGACCTCGGCGACCTTTCCGCCTGTCGCGCCATGGAATCTCTGGCCCCCATGTGGATCCGTCTAAATGCGAAATACGGCCACGTCTGGTTCAACTTCGCCCTTCTGCGCCAAGACGAACCCCAGGCGAATTAG
- a CDS encoding AraC family transcriptional regulator, translating to MNAEARLHALARPAVFTAPGALMYAGNCADLYAASLEGKVTLNAWTRRKYPGKPLGDALPQVLSVGGWDAARSQDWGLKEHCNEGVKIAYLARGSMVLKVDGHRHELTEGQMFVVRPWQLHQFGDPHVSASQIIWVLFDVGVRRPHEDWIWPDWVAWPERDAERLTRLLSRNEQHVLTASRDVARSFHDIADIVSGHDVAGNETRLRLHISLMLLQFMQQLEHQAPILDEDLASSKRTVQIFLDRLPHALDENWTLENMAAECRLSRTQFSQHCQAITNMTPVRYLQMVRLEAAKKSLAERASATVTEIALECGFSSSQYFATCYKRRFGFSPQQTRL from the coding sequence ATGAACGCAGAAGCCCGTCTGCACGCGCTGGCCCGGCCGGCCGTTTTCACCGCACCTGGCGCCTTGATGTATGCCGGCAATTGCGCCGACCTTTACGCCGCGTCGCTCGAGGGCAAGGTGACCCTCAATGCCTGGACGCGGCGCAAATATCCCGGCAAGCCGCTGGGCGATGCGCTGCCGCAAGTGCTCTCCGTGGGTGGCTGGGACGCTGCGCGCTCGCAGGACTGGGGCCTCAAGGAGCATTGTAACGAGGGCGTCAAGATCGCCTATCTGGCGCGTGGCAGCATGGTGCTCAAGGTCGACGGTCATCGGCACGAGCTGACCGAGGGGCAGATGTTCGTCGTCCGGCCCTGGCAGTTGCACCAGTTCGGCGATCCGCATGTGTCGGCCAGCCAGATTATCTGGGTGCTGTTCGACGTCGGCGTCAGGCGACCGCATGAAGACTGGATCTGGCCCGACTGGGTGGCCTGGCCCGAGCGGGACGCCGAGCGGCTGACGCGCCTGCTGTCGCGCAACGAACAGCATGTGCTTACCGCGAGCCGCGACGTGGCGCGCAGTTTTCACGACATTGCCGACATTGTTTCCGGACATGACGTGGCGGGTAACGAAACGCGCCTGCGGCTGCATATCTCGCTGATGCTGCTGCAGTTCATGCAGCAGCTGGAGCATCAGGCGCCCATCCTCGACGAGGACCTGGCCAGTTCCAAGCGGACGGTGCAGATCTTTCTCGACCGGCTGCCGCATGCGCTGGACGAGAACTGGACGCTAGAAAACATGGCCGCCGAATGCCGCCTGTCACGCACCCAGTTCTCCCAGCATTGCCAGGCAATTACCAATATGACGCCGGTGCGTTACCTGCAGATGGTGCGACTGGAAGCGGCAAAGAAATCGCTAGCGGAACGGGCCAGCGCCACCGTGACCGAAATCGCCCTGGAATGCGGCTTCTCCTCCAGCCAGTATTTTGCCACCTGCTACAAACGCCGCTTCGGCTTCTCACCCCAGCAGACCCGGCTTTGA
- a CDS encoding sugar ABC transporter ATP-binding protein, producing the protein MIEPPVIEMRGISKSFPAVKALRDVSFTCSKGEVHALCGENGAGKSTLIKILSGVYKPDGGEVRIDGRPQLFRHPQEALLAGISVIYQEFSLLPERTVAQNLFLGREPLKHGLIDSPAMQAETRRVLGLFGIRHRIEPDTLVADLDVASQQMVEIAKAISLNAKVIVMDEPTAALNEAECEVLFALVDQLRASGKAVVYITHRMREVTRLADRVTVIKDGEVSASFEQVPPPDAVVRAMVGRDISEYYPEPARPQEIGPTVLTVSGGANDALREINLELRAGEIVGLAGLQGAGRTPLAMALFGAVPFTQGTMTLDGVTLRITSPRDAIRAGIGMLPGDRKAQALVLMQSVRDNAMLTARSFANPFGGPASNPFTDIAGMTELLDRMKVRAPSYEQEMRFLSGGNQQKAVVARWLALKPKLLIFIEPTRGIDVDAKASIYHLMRDLARAGTAVLMVSSDLPEVIGASDRILVMREGRIVEQFDRSASEADLMLAATGEMEVAA; encoded by the coding sequence ATGATCGAGCCTCCCGTCATCGAGATGCGCGGCATCTCCAAGTCCTTCCCGGCAGTGAAGGCATTGCGGGACGTGTCCTTCACCTGCAGCAAGGGCGAGGTTCATGCGCTCTGCGGCGAGAATGGCGCGGGCAAATCCACGCTGATCAAGATTCTCTCGGGGGTCTACAAGCCCGATGGTGGTGAAGTGCGGATCGACGGCCGTCCGCAGCTGTTCCGACATCCGCAGGAGGCCCTGCTCGCCGGCATTTCCGTTATCTATCAAGAATTCTCGCTGCTGCCCGAGCGGACCGTGGCGCAAAACCTCTTCCTCGGCCGCGAACCCCTCAAGCATGGTCTGATTGACAGCCCCGCCATGCAGGCCGAAACCCGCCGCGTGCTCGGCCTCTTCGGCATCCGTCACCGCATCGAGCCAGATACGCTTGTGGCCGATCTCGATGTGGCCAGCCAGCAAATGGTGGAAATCGCCAAGGCCATTTCGCTCAATGCCAAGGTCATCGTCATGGACGAGCCGACTGCAGCTCTCAATGAGGCAGAGTGCGAGGTGCTTTTTGCCCTCGTCGATCAGTTGCGCGCCTCGGGCAAGGCTGTGGTCTATATCACCCACCGGATGCGCGAAGTGACGCGCCTCGCCGATCGGGTCACTGTCATCAAGGATGGCGAGGTGTCGGCCAGCTTCGAACAGGTCCCGCCTCCCGACGCGGTGGTCCGCGCCATGGTGGGCCGCGACATATCCGAATATTATCCCGAGCCAGCGCGACCCCAAGAAATAGGTCCCACGGTGCTGACGGTCTCGGGCGGCGCCAACGACGCGCTGCGCGAAATCAACCTTGAACTGCGCGCCGGCGAAATCGTCGGGCTGGCAGGTCTTCAGGGCGCCGGTCGCACTCCGCTGGCGATGGCGCTCTTCGGAGCCGTGCCATTCACTCAGGGAACCATGACTCTGGATGGTGTCACCCTCCGTATCACCAGCCCACGCGACGCCATCCGCGCCGGCATCGGCATGCTGCCCGGCGACCGCAAGGCACAGGCGCTCGTTCTGATGCAGTCGGTGCGCGATAATGCCATGCTGACCGCCCGCAGCTTTGCCAACCCCTTCGGCGGGCCTGCGTCCAACCCTTTTACCGATATCGCGGGCATGACCGAACTGCTCGATCGCATGAAGGTGCGCGCGCCGTCCTACGAACAGGAAATGCGCTTTCTGTCCGGCGGCAATCAGCAGAAGGCGGTGGTCGCCCGCTGGCTGGCCCTCAAGCCGAAACTGCTGATCTTTATCGAACCCACCCGCGGCATCGATGTCGATGCCAAGGCCAGCATCTATCACCTGATGCGCGACCTCGCCCGCGCCGGCACGGCTGTGCTGATGGTGTCCTCCGATCTGCCCGAGGTCATTGGTGCTTCGGACCGCATCCTGGTCATGCGCGAGGGCCGCATCGTCGAGCAATTCGATCGCTCGGCCAGCGAGGCCGACCTCATGCTGGCTGCAACCGGCGAAATGGAGGTCGCCGCATGA
- a CDS encoding ABC transporter permease — MSDAPFSAPKRFRFERHASTILLLAAITLYVALVLMLGQTRFLTLDNLVAILGRSITLGITAIGQTFAILIGSIDLSVASVISASAVVTSVVMNGNPAMMLPAILAVLALGALVGLANGLIISKLEVNPLIATLGMSLIIQGVLSYYYNNFAGNVPVEFQVFAYGAVGIVPFSLIFMFVLAACAWFILRFTRFGSDVYSVGGNRDAARLAGIKTARVTIGAHVICSLCAAIAGIYLASRLRSGAPWIGAEGVYDLESIAVVVIGGTVLAGGRGGIWGTMAGVIIFSLIDSIFNVAGVDAFVKQVLRGIIIVAAVAFYAVRSRRLVA, encoded by the coding sequence ATGAGCGACGCGCCCTTCTCCGCCCCGAAACGCTTCCGCTTCGAGCGGCATGCCTCCACCATCCTGCTGCTGGCCGCCATCACGCTCTACGTGGCGCTGGTGCTCATGCTGGGCCAGACGCGCTTTCTGACGCTCGACAATCTCGTCGCCATCCTTGGCCGCTCGATCACCCTGGGCATTACCGCCATTGGCCAGACCTTCGCCATTCTCATCGGCTCGATCGATCTCAGCGTCGCCAGCGTCATATCCGCTTCTGCCGTCGTCACCTCCGTGGTGATGAATGGCAATCCGGCCATGATGTTGCCCGCCATCCTCGCCGTTTTGGCCCTGGGTGCCTTGGTGGGTCTTGCCAATGGCCTCATCATCTCCAAGCTGGAGGTCAATCCGCTGATCGCAACGCTGGGCATGTCGCTGATCATCCAGGGCGTGCTGTCCTACTATTACAATAACTTCGCCGGCAACGTGCCGGTCGAGTTCCAGGTCTTCGCCTATGGCGCGGTGGGCATCGTGCCCTTCTCTCTAATCTTCATGTTCGTGCTGGCCGCCTGCGCCTGGTTCATCCTACGCTTCACCCGCTTCGGCTCCGATGTCTATTCGGTCGGCGGCAACCGGGACGCCGCACGTCTCGCCGGCATCAAGACTGCCCGCGTCACCATCGGCGCCCATGTCATCTGCTCGCTCTGCGCCGCCATCGCCGGCATCTACCTCGCCTCACGCCTGCGCTCCGGCGCCCCGTGGATCGGTGCCGAGGGCGTCTATGATCTGGAATCCATCGCAGTGGTGGTGATCGGCGGCACGGTGCTAGCCGGTGGGCGCGGCGGCATCTGGGGCACCATGGCGGGTGTCATCATTTTCTCGCTGATCGACTCCATCTTCAACGTCGCCGGCGTCGATGCCTTCGTCAAGCAAGTGCTGCGCGGCATCATCATCGTGGCCGCGGTCGCCTTCTATGCCGTTCGCTCGCGGAGGCTGGTCGCATGA
- a CDS encoding ABC transporter permease, which produces MSAQSLPHPPDTPRRMPRINPVYVLVAALLIAIVVMNPAFGEPTGYMNYFKRVAALAILSGGALYVIVSGGFDLSVGSIMTLTVIGSSMLASNDPNSTYWIIPLMLGIGAFVGLINGLVVSYLKVPSLIATLGMMISLNGVAFMWSGGAPRGYLPDTFRFFGRYNITDVPVISLLPIAVICLASFGLILWWGLHRTNFGRMLHAVGDNQQAARLAGVPVERVRISAFVVSALTAVLAGVILGGRAGVSVDIGSGFELQAITAAVIGGAQLLGGRGSVPATIAGALALEAIFTLLNLLGLAQPVRLVVQGLILIGAVALATYQRKRAGQ; this is translated from the coding sequence ATGAGCGCACAATCGCTGCCCCATCCGCCAGACACACCGCGCCGCATGCCGCGCATCAATCCGGTTTACGTTCTGGTCGCCGCGCTGCTCATCGCCATCGTGGTCATGAACCCCGCTTTTGGCGAACCCACCGGCTATATGAACTATTTCAAGCGCGTCGCCGCCCTCGCCATCCTTTCGGGCGGCGCGCTCTATGTCATCGTCTCTGGTGGTTTCGATCTCAGCGTCGGCTCGATCATGACGCTGACTGTCATCGGCTCCTCCATGTTGGCCAGCAATGATCCCAATTCCACCTATTGGATCATCCCGCTCATGCTCGGCATCGGCGCGTTTGTCGGCCTCATCAACGGCCTGGTCGTTTCCTATCTGAAAGTCCCCTCGCTGATCGCCACCTTGGGCATGATGATCTCCCTCAATGGCGTGGCCTTCATGTGGTCCGGCGGCGCCCCGCGCGGCTACCTGCCCGACACCTTCCGCTTCTTCGGCCGCTACAATATCACCGATGTCCCGGTCATTTCGCTGCTACCCATCGCCGTCATCTGCCTTGCCAGCTTCGGCCTGATCCTCTGGTGGGGCCTGCATCGCACCAATTTCGGCCGCATGCTGCATGCGGTTGGCGACAACCAGCAGGCGGCGCGTCTGGCCGGAGTCCCCGTGGAGCGGGTCCGCATCTCGGCCTTCGTCGTCTCCGCCCTGACGGCCGTACTCGCCGGCGTGATCCTGGGCGGTCGTGCGGGTGTCTCGGTCGACATCGGCTCGGGCTTCGAGCTCCAGGCCATCACAGCTGCTGTCATCGGCGGCGCGCAGTTGCTGGGCGGACGCGGCTCTGTTCCCGCCACCATAGCCGGCGCCCTGGCGCTGGAAGCCATCTTTACCCTGCTCAATCTACTCGGACTGGCGCAACCGGTCCGGCTGGTCGTGCAGGGCCTCATACTCATCGGTGCCGTGGCACTTGCCACCTACCAGCGCAAGCGCGCGGGCCAATGA
- a CDS encoding biliverdin-producing heme oxygenase, producing the protein MTAQNTAPQTLSERLRRDTDLEHRGLEAALGFDLHAPSAELARAMLRNFHGVLRDLEPAMLALAPADLRDRSKLPLLEEDLRKLGMSPSDIAALPAPQNAWRPQTQAEAMGALYVMEGSTLGGKLIMKALRRLPDWPLETPTYFDPYGAETGARWSAFRQHLDGLPAEDGDAVVDGAKHTFVLLQQFMSTGTTA; encoded by the coding sequence GTGACGGCTCAAAACACTGCACCGCAAACCCTGTCGGAACGCCTCCGCAGGGATACCGATCTCGAGCACCGCGGCCTTGAAGCCGCGCTAGGCTTCGACCTGCATGCGCCAAGCGCCGAATTGGCGCGGGCCATGCTGCGCAATTTCCATGGCGTACTCCGCGATCTTGAACCCGCCATGCTGGCCCTCGCGCCCGCCGACCTGCGCGACCGCAGCAAGCTGCCGCTGCTCGAAGAGGATCTGCGAAAGCTCGGCATGAGCCCATCCGACATCGCAGCCCTGCCCGCGCCACAAAACGCCTGGCGCCCGCAGACCCAAGCCGAAGCCATGGGTGCGCTCTACGTCATGGAAGGCTCCACCCTTGGCGGCAAGCTCATCATGAAGGCCCTGCGCCGCCTCCCCGACTGGCCGCTCGAAACGCCAACCTATTTTGATCCCTATGGCGCTGAAACCGGCGCCCGGTGGTCTGCGTTCAGGCAGCATCTCGACGGCCTGCCCGCCGAAGACGGCGACGCCGTCGTTGATGGCGCCAAGCACACCTTCGTGCTGCTGCAGCAATTCATGTCCACGGGGACCACGGCGTGA